The Paenibacillus sp. FSL W8-0426 region TCTAAGGAAAAGCTTCAACAAATCCTTCAAGTTATCTGGTGTGTGTCGGCCATCCTCTCCTAGCTCGAAGTGCTTTATGATAAGTTCATACTGGCCCTTTCGTTCGAGACTGATTATTATGCATCATTCATGTTCAGCCTGAATCCGAAGACATGAATAATAATGAAAATAAACTTCTCTCATGGGTTAGAGGCTTATTTTCTTTTCTTCCATACCTTGCGGCTTGTTTATTCAAGCCATAAACCTCACACTAATTACCGATGAGCTTACAAAAAAACAAAAAGAAAACCGAACCTTTTTCCGATAGAGAGACAATATAGGGTGTAAGCTGCTTACAGGAGGGCCCTCTGAATGGAAAGTGATATGTATCAATTACTCAAAAGGATGAAAGATGGTGATCAACAGGCGTTTCATACGATATATGATGCCACTTATCAGGACGTCTATCGGACCGTCACCTTTCTGGTGGATCATCAGCAGGATCGGGAAGATGTCATGAATGAGATTTATATGCAAATGTGGACCTCACTTGCCAACTACGATACGAGTAGACCTTTCCACTTCTGGTTGCACGGCTTGGTGATCCGTCAAGTGCAGAGACTTCGGGTCAAGAGCTGGCGGAGATTCCGAATTTTTGAACGGATCCGTTCCTTCTCTCGGGAAGAGCCTCATTGGGATCAACCCGCGGTGTTGATGGATGGGACGAACGACATGATATCGCAGGCCATTAAGAAACTGACCGACAAACAGCGAACGGTGATTATCCTCCGCTTTTTTCATGACTATACGCTCGAGGAAACCGCGACTTTGCTCGATATTCCATTGGGTACAGTCAAGTCGAGATATCATGCTGGCCTGCAGGCGCTTCGAAAAAACATATGGAATCTCCCTCCAGAAAGGATGGAAAAAATCAATGACTATTGAACGCAAAATCCGTGAACATCTGCACAAAGAAGCCGAAACGGTGGAGTGCCCACCGGCCATTTCCAATCGAATAGAACAATCCTATTCTCAATATTTGCAACAAAAAAGGAGCGGAAGACCCATGAAAAAACGATTGATTGGTGGAATTGTTGCTGTTGCTATTTTGATTCCAAGTGCAGCATTTGCGGCACCTACCTTGATTGATATGTTTACCAGAACACCATTGACTGCTGAGCAAGTCAAAGCGGATGAGATTGGCAAAGCAGCACTTGAGAAGCTGTATAGCGCATTTCCCGAAACAAAAGCGTTTGAGATCATCGATGCAAGCAACGTTCAAGGTGTTCAAACAAGCATCATCCTACAGGAGAAGGGAGGAACCGGCAAAAAGATTACACTTCATACAAACGGCATTACCGGTGCGATTGAACACGTGATTCAAGAGAATTGGGAGCCTAAGGAGAAGCCGCTCACTGCTTTAACCGATCAGGAAATCAGGTCGAAGGTAGATTTTCTCATTGATAAATTGTATGGTAACATCGAAAAGTACGAGTTTTCTATGGAGCAAATGGAGAACTCGAATCAAAAAACGTTTATATTGAATTACAGCACTAAGGGATCAACAACACCGTTCTACCAGGCATTTGTTCAGGGCAATTCCATCAGTGTTTCTCTGATCGGAGTTGAGACTACACCTTCAAACAAGGTAGAAGGTTTCTTCTCTACAAATGGTAAACCAGATTATTTTGCCGATGCCTATCTAAATGATGAAAAACTGTTTGCTTTACTTAAAATCAGCCCAGCAGAATTAAAACAAGAATTAGAAAAGGGTAAATCTGTTGTGGAGATTGCAGCATCTAGAAATGTATCAAAACAACAAGTGATTGACGTCATTGCAAAAACGCAGGCTGACGGACAGATTCAAGGTGAAAAAAATGGCGATGTTCCAAAAAGCAATCGTTCAAATGAACAAATGTTAAAAGCTGTTGAACTAAAAGTATTACAAGTTATTGAGCACAAAACTGAAACACCTTCAAAGTAATTATCCATTCAACTAAGAGGATGTACGCGTAAATATCGAGATTGGTAAAAAGTAATACGAGGCCGGTATCCTTAGCATCCAGGAAACCGGCCATTTTTAGTTCAAAAGAGGCTAGCGACTTCAATGGGAAAACGTTCTTGTACCTTAACAACATTAACGTTTACTTCCTCTTTCCACTCCTGCAGACCAATAAATCAATACGAAGCAGCCGATCACTATGGTCGACTGCCTCAAGGGTTTTACTGGGCTAACGTTTTCCGTTAGTTTAATACATCTTCATTATCACCTAAAGTCGCAGCCGGCAGCTGGCAACTTATTGGGTGGCACTTTGTTCCTGAGCCTGGACCATCCTACCAAGAAAGACATCCTCTCGCAATTGCAGAGTATTTTTTATATACGGCGGGTTGGAATCCGGTCTGAAACAACAAGGGTATCATAGTGTTCAGGAACATTCTCTCTACTACCTAGCCTTATACCTTTTGAAGCATATGATTGCGATTTCGATTAGCGGCATACAGCATGGGAATGGCAATCAGCAGGCTGATGATAACCGGAACTACAGACCCCTCAAGCCCAAAATCACCTCCAGTGAGAAGATAAGGACCTTGCATTTTCACAATTAACAGACCGGCTGTAGTGTGTCCAGAAACAGGAATACCAAGCAAACCTTCAAGTGCATTCCAAGAAAAGTGCAGTCCCATGGCAAACCACAGATTCCGTCGCCACATAAATGCGGCTCCAAGCAGAACACCTGCTTCTAAGGTTATGGCGAACGCACTCCATAATGTTGCTCCTGCATTCCCAAGATGGGCGATTCCAAAGAATAGAGAAGTCACAGCGAGTGCGGCCCAATTTCCCAGCAATTTATTCATGGCTTGAAACATTAGTCCACGAAAGATAAGTTCTTCGACAATGGCTGCGCCTAAAGCGGCTTCAATAGAAGCGATTAGATTAGTAACCGTATCTGCGTTATTCGCCCATTGAAAGGAGTAACCTCCCAATGAAACAATAATAATCGTGGATAAGGCAATAAAGATAACCCCGGTTAGTGCTCCCATAATAGCTTCAAACCCTGCGCCCTTTTTTGATAACTCAGGAATGGATCGACGGGCCAAATATTTCATGGTGAGCATATAGACTATGATGGCCAGAAAGCTCATCGTTAGTGTCAAAAGAAGAGAAAGCAAGCCCGGTACTTGCTCCCCTAGCGGCCGGATGAATGCATCAACAAGAATTATGCTGATAGCCCCCGCAACCATCCAGACTATTGGAAAGCGCCAAAATAATCTCCATTTGCTTAATTTCTCATCCATCTGCGAATGTTCTTTTTGTGCAGATCTTTTCTTCATGTCTTAAATCATCTCCTCTATGGCTTGATCATAGTTATGAGTATAGGGTGAAAAAGTCATAAAGTGACAGTGCTCTTTTGTCATATTAAAGTCATGTGACTATACCCCTAAGAAGCCGGCAACTATATACGTTGCCGGCTTCTTAGGTAGGTTGTCTTAGTATTTCATGATTCCCGAGTCTCTGGCTTTACGGGCTGCCTCTTGTCTTCCCTTAACATTAAGTTTTGAGTAAATCGTTGAAATGTAATTCTTAACCGTTCCTTCGCTAAGAAACAAAGCCTCTGCAATATCTCGATTGCGCATGCCAGAAGCCAGCTTTTGCAATATTTCAATTTCACGGCTGCTAAGCCCGTATTCATTATTTTTAATAGCGGATCCCGTATTCATACTTTTGATCATTTTACTCGCCATCTCCTGCGAGATTAACGTCCCGCCCGCATGAACCACCCGTATACCTGCAGCCAGATCCCTGGGATGGATGGCCTTAAGAAGATAACCTTCTGCTCCATGGCTTAAAGCCGCCATGACATACTCCACTTCCTGATAGGAGGTCAGCATCATCACTTTGATGATAGGCATTCGCTCTTTGATCAGAGCTGTTGCGTCAACGCCATTCATGACTGGCATATTGATATCCATCAATACCATATCGGGCTGAAACTGATGACAGCCTTGGACTGCTTCTTCCCCATTT contains the following coding sequences:
- a CDS encoding sigma-70 family RNA polymerase sigma factor is translated as MESDMYQLLKRMKDGDQQAFHTIYDATYQDVYRTVTFLVDHQQDREDVMNEIYMQMWTSLANYDTSRPFHFWLHGLVIRQVQRLRVKSWRRFRIFERIRSFSREEPHWDQPAVLMDGTNDMISQAIKKLTDKQRTVIILRFFHDYTLEETATLLDIPLGTVKSRYHAGLQALRKNIWNLPPERMEKINDY
- a CDS encoding response regulator transcription factor, producing MGKIKVLLADDQELILESLYIVLSMEDDIEIVGLAKNGEEAVQGCHQFQPDMVLMDINMPVMNGVDATALIKERMPIIKVMMLTSYQEVEYVMAALSHGAEGYLLKAIHPRDLAAGIRVVHAGGTLISQEMASKMIKSMNTGSAIKNNEYGLSSREIEILQKLASGMRNRDIAEALFLSEGTVKNYISTIYSKLNVKGRQEAARKARDSGIMKY
- a CDS encoding type II CAAX endopeptidase family protein; translated protein: MKKRSAQKEHSQMDEKLSKWRLFWRFPIVWMVAGAISIILVDAFIRPLGEQVPGLLSLLLTLTMSFLAIIVYMLTMKYLARRSIPELSKKGAGFEAIMGALTGVIFIALSTIIIVSLGGYSFQWANNADTVTNLIASIEAALGAAIVEELIFRGLMFQAMNKLLGNWAALAVTSLFFGIAHLGNAGATLWSAFAITLEAGVLLGAAFMWRRNLWFAMGLHFSWNALEGLLGIPVSGHTTAGLLIVKMQGPYLLTGGDFGLEGSVVPVIISLLIAIPMLYAANRNRNHMLQKV